The window AAATTCAAAGCCGTGCCTCCCGGCAGGGTTGAGATCCACTACGACCATACAGGTTTCTTCCGCGAAGTCCATCCGTCGGAAGAAAGCCTCCTCGATTCATTGAAGACCTGGGTCACGAAGCTTCCTTACTACGATCCGGGTTTCTTCAGGGTCGCAAAACCGGCGGAGCCGAAGTTCCCGGCGGAAGACCTCTACAGCATCGTGTCATTCAACCAGAAGATGGTGTACGACGCGGAGCAGTTCATGTCCCGCCTTGTCGATAACAGCGAACACATGGAATTCCGGCCCGGGTTCGGCCCCGAACTCTACACGGGTCTTGTCAAGGTCGATGGCTTCCTCATCGGCATAGTCGCGAACCGGCAGGGTATGCTTCCCAAGGGTTACCCGTCATATGCCCCGTACCCCGGCATCGGCGGCAAGTTCTATCGTGAAGGCCTCATCAAGGTCAACGAGTTCGTAAGCCTCTGCGGCAGAGACAGGGTCCCCATGATCTGGGTTCAGGATACATCGGGTATCGACGTTGGCGACATCGCCGAGAAAGCGGAGCTCCTCGGCCTCGGCCAGGCGCTCATCTACTCCATCGAACAGAGCGACCTTCCCATGATGACCATCGTTCTGAGGAAAGGCACCGCAGCCGCCCACTACATCATGGCCGGCCCGCAGGCAAACAACAACAACTGCTTCACCCTCGGCACGGCGACGACGGAGATCTACGTCATGCACGGCGAGACCGCGGCAGTTGCCAGCTTTGCCAGACGCCTCGTAAAAGAGAAAGACGCAGGCAAGCCGCTTGGGCCGGTTATCGACAACATGAACAAGACCGTCAAGCATTACTACGACATGTCACGGCCTTCCTATTGTGCGAAGAAAGGCCTTGTCGACGAGGTCGTGAAATTTGCAGACCTCAGGAAGTATTTCGTAGCATTTGCGAACTGCGCCTATGCTAACCCGAAATCGATTTGCCCGCAGCACCAGATGATCCTCCCCAGGGTTATCAAGGGCTAATCTTACGAAGAGATAGAGATCAGGGTGGATATGCATTCCACCCTGATTTTTTGTTTATGAAGTTAACCGATTAGTCGTAACCGTTGACTGATTATTGGTGAATAGCAGTCGGGGGGCCAGCAGGAATGAAGAACAGACTCGCATCGATGCTGAAGGAGATACGGGGACAGGGCAATTACCGGAGCATACGCTACGTTCGCCCTCTGTGCCCCGCTACGATCGTCCATAATGGCAGGGAATACCTCAATCTTTGTTCCAACAGCTATCTTTCGCTTCACCTCCACCCGGCAGTGATGGAAGCGGCGAGGTCAGCCGTCGCAGATTACGGCACCGGCACCTGTTCATCACGAAGCGTATCGGGGAGCATCGACCTTTACGAAAGACTCGAATCGGCCGCCGCCCGCTACAAAGGTTACAGGAAGGGTCTCATATTTCCCACGGGCTACATGGCAAATATCGGCATAGTGTCAACGATTCCAGGCAAAGGGGATGTAATTTTCACCGACGAACTGAATCATTCCAGCCTCATTGATGCAATGCGCCTTTCCTATGCGAAAAAGGTCATCTACAGGCATCGGGACACGGGCGATCTGGAACGAAAACTGAAGAAGCACGCGGCGCGGGGCAATTCCTTTGTTATCACGGAATCGATCTTCAGCATGGACGGCGATATGGCCCCTCTGGCGGAGATCATGGAACTCAGGGACCGGTACGGTTTTTACGCCATCGTCGATGATGCCCATGGAACGGGTATCTTCGGAAAAGGGGGAAGCGGCGTCGAGGAGCACTGGCGCCTCAAGGGGGCGGCGGATATCCACATGGCCACATTCGGCAAGGCCATGGGGTCTTTCGGCGCCTTTGTGCTTTCCGACCCTGTCGTCATAGACTATCTTGTCAACAGGGCGCGGACCTTCATGTACACGACGGCCCTGCCACCCGCCGCTCTGGCGGCGTCGCAGGCGGCACTCGACCTTGTCAACGGGAACCTGTCTTTTAAGGATGAACTCTGGCACAACATCGATTACATGCGATCAGGGCTCCTGGGCGCCGGTTTCGACCTCAAGGAGAGTGTGGGCCCCATCATCCCCATCGTTGTGGGGAAGGACGCCGATGCTGTGAAAATGCAGAAGATGCTTATGACAAAGGGTTTCTTCCTGCAAGCCATCCGGCCTCCCACGGTCCCCACGGGTACATCGAGACTGAGGCTCACCGTGGTGAGAGGTTTTTCGCAAGAGCAAATGGATTCGGCCATCGAAGCGATAACGGCGGCGGGAAGGAGAATGAAACTGGTCCCCTGACGGGGACCGTTAGAACTGTTAGAGCGGAAGGAACCAGAAATGGCTGCAGCAGCTTGAATCGCTTGACAGGCTGTTGACAAAGTTGGTTTTCGAGTCTGACTCGTGTTATGTCGTCCTTCCGGCGAAGGCCGGAATCCAGGAGATACGCGGGGCTAAGGAAAACCTCTGGATCCCGGATCAAGTCCGGGATGACGATACAGAGGGCTTTATCGACGACCTGTTGAGTGGATAGAGATGAAAGAAGGAAGACGAAAGAGGTATATCGAAAGACCGGAGAACAAAGGCGAAAGACGGTTTGAAACGAAAAGCAGGAGAGATGAATTCTTCTAACGTTCAAGCGGCTCAAGCGGTTTGAACGATTTTCTATATCCAGAGGAGCAAAAGAGCATGTACAGCAGCGAGGAACTCAAAGATTGGGATAAGCGTTACATCTGGCATCCCTTTACCCAGATGATGGATTACATGGACAGCGAGCCGCTCATCATCGAACGCGGCGAAGGCTTCTATCTTGTGGATGTCGAAGGAAGGCGCTACATCGATGGTGTCTCTTCATTGTGGGTTCTCGTTCATGGACACGGCCGCAAAGAGCTCACAGATGCCATAGAAAGGCAATCGAAGGAGCTGTGCCATTCGACGCTCCTTGGACTTGCCAACGTTCCCGCCGTAGTTCTGGCAAAGCGCCTTGTTGCGATCGTGCCGGGAAATCTCCAGAGGGTTTTCTATTCGGATAGCGGGTCGACGTCCGTGGAGATCGCGATCAAGATGTCCTATCAGTACTGGCAGCAAAGGGGAGAAAAGAAAAGGAAACGTTTCATATCTTTCACGAACGGCTACCACGGAGACACCATAGGGTCCGTGAGCATCGGCGGCATCGACCTTTTTCACAAGGTCTACAGGCCTCTTCTCTTCAGGTCGTACAAGGCGCCGTCTCCCTATTGTTACCGCTGTTCCCTGAAGCTTGAGCGGGGTTCCTGCGGTATGGCCTGCGTGGAAGAGTTTGAGCGTACCGTGAGGAAACACAGGGACGAGGTCTGCGCCGTCGTTATCGAACCGCTCGTGCAGGGGGCGGCCGGGATGCTCACCCAGCCGGATGGTTTCCTGGGAAAGGTCTGGAGGATAGCAAAGGACAACGGGCTTCATTTCATCACCGATGAAGTGGCCACCGGGTTCGGCCGCACGGGAACCATGTTCGCCTGTGAACAGGAAGGGATCAAACCCGATTTCCTCTGTCTCGCCAAGGGAATCACGGGGGGATACCTGCCGCTCGCGGCGACGGTGACGACGAAAGAGGTCTTCGACGGCTTTCTCGGACGGTTCGACGAATGCAAGACCTTCTTCCATGGCCATACTTACACGGGTAACCCGGTGGCGTGTGCCGTCGCCCTCGAGAACCTGGCGATCTTCGAAAGGGAACGCACCATAGAGCTGATGGCGGACAAAATAACCCTGCTTGCCGACGAACTGAAGCGCTTCTCAGATCTACCCAACGTGGGGGACGTCCGGCAAAGAGGTTTTATGGTCGGCATTGAGCTTGTAAAGAGCAGGAAGACCAGGAGGCCTTATCCAGCCGCTGCAAAGATGGGCCAGAAGGTCACCCTGGCGGCGAGAAAACGGGGCGTTATAATCCGGCCCCTCGGGGACGTCATTGTCCTTATGCCGCCCCCCTCAATAGACGCCCAAACTCTCAAGGAGCTTGTGGACGTCACATACGACTCCATAAAAGAAGCAACCGGCGCGCCCTGAGGGCACGCCGGCCGGCTGGTTTCCATTCCTGGTTCTTTTCAGACGGAGAATTCCCTGACGACGCCTTGAAGGCTGACGGACAGGCGGGCGAGTTCATCGGATGCGTGCGAGACCTGGCTCGACGCGGACGATGTTTCCTTTGATATGGTGGCGATGGAGTCGATGTCCTTGCTGATGCCTTCTGATGTCGCCGTCATCTCTTCCGTCGCTGAAGCGATCTGCTGGACCATTAGCTGCAGGTCGTCAACCTTGTTGACAATATTGTTGAGGGCTTCGCCGGCCTGCTCAGAGAGGGCGGTGCCTGAGGAAACCTTCTTCTTCACGTCTTCCATTGCGTCCACAGCCCGGTTGACCTCTTTCTGGATGTTGCCGATCATGTCGGCGATCTCCGCCGTCGAGTTGCCGGTCCTCTCGGCAAGTTTCTTGACCTCATCGGCGACGACGGCAAAGCCACGTCCGTGCTCGCCGGCCCGTGCGGCCTCGATGGCCGCATTGAGTGCCAGAAGATTGGTCTGGTCGGCAATCTCATTGATGACGTTGACGATCTCGCCTATCTGCTTGGAAAGCTCGCCCAGGGAGCGGACCATCGTTGCCGATGCATCGACGGTGCTCGCTATCTCCTGGACCTCCCTGACAGCCATATCAACAACTTCTTTACCGCTGCGGGCGACTGCGACGGTCTCCTGGCCCGATACGGCTATATTGCCGGTATTGCGGGCCACGTCGACCACGGTCTGGCTCATCTCTTCCGAAGCCGTTGCCACCTGAACGGACATCTGCGCCTGTTCGTCGGAGCCCTTCGACATCTGGACGGCGCTGGCGCTGAGCTGATGGCTGGCGGAGGCGATATTGTCCGAGGACGTGTTTATCTGGTTCACGACGCCTCGCCACTTCTGGACCATATTGCTCAGCGATTGGAGAAGAGCGCCCATTTCGTCCCGGCTTGTCACATCGACGTCCACCGTAAGGTCTCCCTCGGCAAGCCTGTTGGCCACGTTCATGCCTGCCTCAAGGGATCTCGTTATCGTCCTCACGACGAAAAAGGTTCCCGCGGCGATGAACATCATTATGACAAGGGAGATGATAATGAAGACCATCCTTGCGTTGGCGGTCTCCTTTGTGAGTTCGTTGAAGCCGGTCTCCATCCTGTTCTCACTGAGCTTGACGAGCTGTCTGAAGAGGCCGTCGATGGTTGTCGATATCGTGCTCGTGTGTTCCGACCATATCGCAGACGCCTCGTCGTTCTTCCCTTCCATGGCAAACTTCGCGAGCTTCACATTGTGTTCCTTGCCCTGGGTCAGCTGTTCTTTTATCGCCGCAAGGAGCTTCTTGAACTCTGCTTTCGTCTTCGCGTCGTCGACGCTCGCCAGAACGCCCTCGATCTTCTTGATGGCCTCCCCGTATGAGGCGCGCGCCTTATCTATCTTTCCCTTTTCCATCTCTTTGAGAGCGGGGTCCCTGGTAAGGGCCATACTCAGCATCGACTTGTCTATGGTGTCCACGGCGTCCTTGACCTGTTTGAAGACCACGATCCTCCCGTAATTGTGCTTGACGATGTTGTCCACCGACCGACCCGAGCGATCGAGATAATAGTAGCCTAGAGCGCCGAGGATAAAGATGAGGATCATGAGTGTGGTGGCGCCAATTCCGAGCTTGGTGCTGATCTTGAGATTGCTGAGCATGGTGTCTCCCTCCTGGGGGGTATTTTAGGTTCAGGGCAGTCGAACCGCCCGCCGGTTTCCTGTCAACGTGCCTCGATACATAGTTACTTTATCGGCAAACAGGGTGCATAGTTAATCCCCGAGCCTTCCTGTGGGCCGACAAAGACCCCGGTCCCGCGGCGTCGTGTAAGGTAAATCCGCTGTGATATCGAGCAGGTGCGGTTGCACGGCCGCCCCCCGGCTTTTTTATTAAAATATTTTTAGACTATCGCTTGACATCCTCCGGAAAATAAGTATACTTATGCTTGCTTCAAGGTTGAACATTGTTCTTTGAAAATAGTAATTAAATAGCAGGTCCACGTCTAATTCAGAAATTTGTTGTAAAGTTCAGGTTTGTTTTGAGAGTTTGATCCTGGCTCAGAACGAACGCTGGCGGCGTGCCTAACACATGCAAGTCGAGCGAGAAAGTTCCTTCGGGGACGAGTAGAGCGGCGGACGGGTGAGTAATACATAGGTAATCTACCTTCGGGCTTGGGATAACCCCGCGAAAGTGGGGCTAATACCGAATAAGACCACGCAACCATGTTGCGGGGTAAAAGGTGGCTTATTTTTTAAATGAGCTATCGCTTGAGGATGAGCCTATGGCCTATCAGCTTGTTGGCGGGGTAAGAGCCCACCAAGGCTATGACGGGTAGCTGGTCTGAGAGGACGATCAGCCACACTGGGACTGAGACACGGCCCAGACTCCTACGGGAGGCAGCAGTGGGGAATATTGGGCAATGGGCGAAAGCCTGACCCAGCGACGCCGCGTGGGCGATGAAGGCCTTCGGGTTGTAAAGCCCTGTCATGCGGAAAGAACGACCCTGTGACGCATACTCACAGGGAGTGACGGTACCGCAGGAGGAAGCACCGGCTAACTCCGTGCCAGCAGCCGCGGTAATACGGAGGGTGCAAGCGTTGTTCGGAATTATTGGGCGTAAAGGGCGCGTAGGCGGTAATGCAAGTCAGATGTGAAATACTCCGGCTCAACCAGAGAACAGCATCTGAAACTGCATAACTAGAGTACAGAAGAGGGAAACGGAATTCCCGGTGTAGAGGTGAAATTCGTAGATATCGGGAGGAACACCAGTGGCGAAGGCGGTTTCCTGGTCTGATACTGACGCTGAGGCGCGAAAGCGTGGGGAGCAAACAGGATTAGATACCCTGGTAGTCCACGCTGTAAACGGTGAACACTAGGTGTGGGAGGTGTAATACCTTCCGTGCCGTAGCTAACGCGTTAAGTGTTCCGCCTGGGAAGTACGGCCGCAAGGTTGAAACTCAAAGGAATTGACGGGGGCCCGCACAAGCGGTGGAGCATGTGGTTTAATTCGACGCAACGCGAAAAACCTTACCTGGGTTTGACATGCCGAGAACCCTGATGA is drawn from Syntrophorhabdaceae bacterium and contains these coding sequences:
- a CDS encoding carboxyl transferase domain-containing protein, translating into MRPYFEKMQEWNKPVKVNAKNAEEIRAVEKEIEELIDKAKKAGLAQETLNKRGEWTVHQRLEYIVDPGTWAPLHMLYDPMDEESGTTGVVDGLGRINGRWCVIIGFDNKVMAGAWIAGQPHNILRVTDIAKRLHCPLVWLVNCSGVKLPEQERMYANRRGSGTTFFRHAELNKLGIPVLAVIYGTNPAGGGYQGISPTLLLAHKNCNIAVGGAGIVSGMAPKGFFDENMAEQIIEATKKFKAVPPGRVEIHYDHTGFFREVHPSEESLLDSLKTWVTKLPYYDPGFFRVAKPAEPKFPAEDLYSIVSFNQKMVYDAEQFMSRLVDNSEHMEFRPGFGPELYTGLVKVDGFLIGIVANRQGMLPKGYPSYAPYPGIGGKFYREGLIKVNEFVSLCGRDRVPMIWVQDTSGIDVGDIAEKAELLGLGQALIYSIEQSDLPMMTIVLRKGTAAAHYIMAGPQANNNNCFTLGTATTEIYVMHGETAAVASFARRLVKEKDAGKPLGPVIDNMNKTVKHYYDMSRPSYCAKKGLVDEVVKFADLRKYFVAFANCAYANPKSICPQHQMILPRVIKG
- a CDS encoding 8-amino-7-oxononanoate synthase — protein: MKNRLASMLKEIRGQGNYRSIRYVRPLCPATIVHNGREYLNLCSNSYLSLHLHPAVMEAARSAVADYGTGTCSSRSVSGSIDLYERLESAAARYKGYRKGLIFPTGYMANIGIVSTIPGKGDVIFTDELNHSSLIDAMRLSYAKKVIYRHRDTGDLERKLKKHAARGNSFVITESIFSMDGDMAPLAEIMELRDRYGFYAIVDDAHGTGIFGKGGSGVEEHWRLKGAADIHMATFGKAMGSFGAFVLSDPVVIDYLVNRARTFMYTTALPPAALAASQAALDLVNGNLSFKDELWHNIDYMRSGLLGAGFDLKESVGPIIPIVVGKDADAVKMQKMLMTKGFFLQAIRPPTVPTGTSRLRLTVVRGFSQEQMDSAIEAITAAGRRMKLVP
- the bioA gene encoding adenosylmethionine--8-amino-7-oxononanoate transaminase; the protein is MYSSEELKDWDKRYIWHPFTQMMDYMDSEPLIIERGEGFYLVDVEGRRYIDGVSSLWVLVHGHGRKELTDAIERQSKELCHSTLLGLANVPAVVLAKRLVAIVPGNLQRVFYSDSGSTSVEIAIKMSYQYWQQRGEKKRKRFISFTNGYHGDTIGSVSIGGIDLFHKVYRPLLFRSYKAPSPYCYRCSLKLERGSCGMACVEEFERTVRKHRDEVCAVVIEPLVQGAAGMLTQPDGFLGKVWRIAKDNGLHFITDEVATGFGRTGTMFACEQEGIKPDFLCLAKGITGGYLPLAATVTTKEVFDGFLGRFDECKTFFHGHTYTGNPVACAVALENLAIFERERTIELMADKITLLADELKRFSDLPNVGDVRQRGFMVGIELVKSRKTRRPYPAAAKMGQKVTLAARKRGVIIRPLGDVIVLMPPPSIDAQTLKELVDVTYDSIKEATGAP
- a CDS encoding methyl-accepting chemotaxis protein, giving the protein MLSNLKISTKLGIGATTLMILIFILGALGYYYLDRSGRSVDNIVKHNYGRIVVFKQVKDAVDTIDKSMLSMALTRDPALKEMEKGKIDKARASYGEAIKKIEGVLASVDDAKTKAEFKKLLAAIKEQLTQGKEHNVKLAKFAMEGKNDEASAIWSEHTSTISTTIDGLFRQLVKLSENRMETGFNELTKETANARMVFIIISLVIMMFIAAGTFFVVRTITRSLEAGMNVANRLAEGDLTVDVDVTSRDEMGALLQSLSNMVQKWRGVVNQINTSSDNIASASHQLSASAVQMSKGSDEQAQMSVQVATASEEMSQTVVDVARNTGNIAVSGQETVAVARSGKEVVDMAVREVQEIASTVDASATMVRSLGELSKQIGEIVNVINEIADQTNLLALNAAIEAARAGEHGRGFAVVADEVKKLAERTGNSTAEIADMIGNIQKEVNRAVDAMEDVKKKVSSGTALSEQAGEALNNIVNKVDDLQLMVQQIASATEEMTATSEGISKDIDSIATISKETSSASSQVSHASDELARLSVSLQGVVREFSV